The Methanosphaera stadtmanae DSM 3091 genome includes a window with the following:
- the thrC gene encoding threonine synthase: MIRCISCGKEYDDDEIIYNCTCGSILEVETEVEDIPRETFENRRDNIWKYKEFLPVNADNRVSLDEGGTPFCKCEKIGKELGVDLYVKVEGSNPTGSFKDRGMSVGTTKAVDLGVNMVGCASTGNTSASLSAYAARAGLKCAVVLPSGKVALGKLAQAMFHGAKVFAIDGNFDDALKTITELALDGELYLLNSINPFRLEGQKTIGFELVHDLGWESPDRVILPVGNAGNISAIWKGITEFRDAGYIKDTPMMTGIQAVNSAPIANAVKAGEDTVTPVENPDTIATAIRIGAPVSSVKAMRAIKESNGTAETVTDDEILDAQKYLARTEGIGVEPASAASIAGLKKLVENGDVDKGERVVCIVTGHVLKDPNVAIDACEDPTPVSSDPNEIRNVIRTL; encoded by the coding sequence ATGATACGATGTATTTCTTGTGGAAAAGAATACGATGATGATGAAATAATATATAACTGTACATGTGGTTCAATTCTTGAAGTAGAAACTGAAGTTGAAGATATTCCACGTGAAACTTTTGAAAATAGACGAGATAATATCTGGAAATACAAAGAATTCTTACCAGTAAATGCTGACAATAGAGTAAGTCTAGATGAAGGTGGAACACCATTTTGTAAATGTGAAAAAATAGGTAAAGAATTAGGTGTAGACCTTTATGTTAAAGTAGAAGGTTCAAATCCAACAGGTAGTTTTAAAGATAGGGGAATGAGTGTAGGTACAACAAAAGCAGTAGATCTTGGAGTAAATATGGTTGGTTGTGCTTCTACAGGAAACACTTCAGCTTCACTATCAGCATATGCTGCACGTGCTGGACTTAAATGTGCAGTAGTATTACCATCAGGAAAAGTAGCTTTAGGAAAATTAGCTCAAGCAATGTTCCATGGAGCAAAAGTATTTGCAATTGATGGAAACTTTGATGATGCATTAAAAACCATAACAGAATTAGCATTAGATGGTGAATTATATCTTCTAAATTCAATAAATCCATTCCGTTTAGAAGGACAAAAAACTATTGGATTTGAATTAGTACATGATCTTGGATGGGAATCACCAGACAGAGTAATATTACCTGTAGGTAATGCAGGAAACATATCTGCAATATGGAAAGGTATAACTGAATTTAGAGATGCAGGATACATTAAAGATACTCCTATGATGACAGGTATTCAGGCAGTTAACAGTGCACCAATAGCAAATGCAGTAAAAGCAGGAGAAGACACAGTAACTCCTGTAGAAAATCCAGATACTATTGCAACAGCTATAAGAATAGGAGCGCCTGTAAGTTCAGTAAAAGCTATGAGAGCAATAAAAGAATCTAATGGTACTGCAGAAACAGTAACTGATGATGAAATATTAGATGCACAAAAATATCTTGCAAGAACAGAGGGTATTGGTGTAGAACCAGCATCTGCTGCAAGTATTGCAGGACTTAAAAAATTAGTTGAAAATGGTGATGTTGATAAAGGTGAACGTGTTGTATGTATTGTAACAGGACATGTATTAAAAGATCCTAATGTAGCAATAGATGCATGTGAAGATCCAACACCTGTATCATCAGATCCTAATGAAATAAGAAATGTTATAAGAACATTATAA
- a CDS encoding adenylate kinase family protein: protein MMIIITGTPGTGKTTVTKILKNKINAKLISINSLLESYDLTLGTDEVRGYKIVDTIEMIPIVNKIRKECGDNLLIFEGHLAQDYPSSDMVVVLRCNPDILKKRLDSRNWPEKKVKENVSAEILGVCTSESYETYGDIVQEVETSNLTPDEVADILIDIINKKIEYPLGIIDYLGDYFTYLD, encoded by the coding sequence ATGATGATTATAATTACAGGTACTCCAGGTACAGGTAAAACTACTGTAACAAAAATATTAAAGAATAAAATTAATGCTAAATTAATTAGTATTAATAGTTTACTTGAGAGTTATGATTTAACTTTAGGTACTGATGAAGTACGAGGATATAAAATAGTTGATACTATTGAAATGATTCCTATTGTTAATAAAATCAGAAAAGAATGTGGTGATAATCTTCTTATATTTGAAGGACATTTAGCACAAGACTATCCAAGTAGTGATATGGTTGTTGTTTTAAGATGTAATCCTGATATTCTTAAAAAACGATTAGATAGTCGTAATTGGCCTGAAAAAAAGGTTAAAGAGAATGTTAGTGCTGAGATTTTAGGTGTTTGTACAAGTGAAAGTTATGAAACTTATGGAGATATTGTTCAAGAAGTGGAAACATCTAATTTAACACCAGATGAGGTTGCAGATATATTGATAGATATCATTAATAAAAAGATAGAATATCCTTTAGGTATTATTGATTATCTTGGAGATTACTTCACATATCTTGATTAA